The genomic interval GCTTTCGATTGTGCTGCCGTTTGTATCTTCGGTGTTCAATCATGCGGCGGCCGTTTTTATTGATCTGCTACTCGGAAGTGTGCATCTTCTGGACTGGATTCCGGGGGGGAACCGGGCGGTGGAGCCGCCTTCGCTTATTGCAGTACTGCTGTGGCTTGGCAGTCAGGTTGCAATCTTTACAGCCTGTACCACCCGACGACAGCGCGAAGTGGCTATCGGTTGTGCTTTGTGTGCCGTGTGTCTTGTTCTGTTCGGTGGATGAATCGGCAGCAGTAGTGGAATTGATGATAGTTTTGTGTCCGAAAATTTATTTACATGTCGATTTGTTACTGTTAACAAATTTTCCCCGTTTCCTGGGGGCATAAATGGAGAGGCTGATGCAACGTTTGATGAAAATTGCCGCTGTTGCGGTGTTTAGTGTGTTGACTGTACAGGGGGCTGAAAAGCCGAATTTCCTGGTTATTCTGGCGGATGATCTCGGGTATATGGATGTCGGATTCACGGGATCGAAGGAGATTTTCACGCCTCGTCTCGACCAGCTTGCTGAAAACGGCATTGTCTGTGAAAACGGATATGTGACGCATCCGTACTGCGGTCCGTCGCGGGCGGGGCTGATGGCCGGGCGTTATCAGGCGCGGTTCGGGCTGGAGATCAACATCACGTATTCTCCGTATGATCTGCACAGCGGATTCCCGCTTTCGGAAAAGACCATTGCGGAACGTCTCAAACCGGCGGGATACCGCACCGGCATTATCGGAAAATGGCATATGGGGGCATCTCATCCGTTTCATCCGAACAATCGTGGATTTGACCATTTCTACGGTTTTCTGTCTGGTGGACACGACTATTTCCCGGATAGCGTGACGACTGCGTTTCCGCTGTTGCTGAAGAACGGAAACCCGCACTACAGTGCCAACGAGGGTTGCTATCTGCCGCTGATGCGCAATGATCAGGCGGGTGAATTTGATGAATATCTGACGACGGCTCTGAGTCGCGATGCGGCGGAGTTTGTTAAACAGGGCGATGAGCCTTTCTTTCTTTATCTGGCCTATAACGCGCCGCATGGACCGCTGCAGGCTCCGAAGGAGACGATTGCAAAATATACCCATATCAAAGATTGGAACCGGCGGGTTTATGCGGCGATGATTGATGAAATGGACCGAGGCATCGGTATGGTGGTGGATGCGTTAAAGGAAAGCGGAAAATTTGACAATACCGTGATTTTCTTTCTTTCCGACAACGGCGGTGTAACGCCGAAGCCGGGGCATGAAAATGAAAACTGGGCGAACAACGGGCGGTTTAAAAAGGGCAAGGGGAGTATGCATGAGGGCGGAAGCCATGTGCCGTACATTGTTCACTGGCCGGCCGGTATTCCAAAGCCGGGGAAATTTGATGGCTTGGTTTCTTCTCTCGATATTGCTGCAACGGCTGTGGCTCTGGGCGGCGGTGATGCATCGGAACCGAAACTCGAAGGGGTGAATCTGGCGCCATATCTTTCGGGCAGAAAAAAAGGGTCTCCGCACGATGCGCTATTCTGGCGGGTGAGAGACGGCATGGCCTGGTGTGTACGCACGCCGACCGGGAAATATCTCAAGGAAAACTGGGGCGGGGAAATGGTGGCACTCTACGATATGGAAAATGATCCGTATGAGACCACGAACCTGCTGGGCAAAGCGCCGGAAAAGCAGGCAGAACTTGCGAGACTGTGGAACGAGTGGAACGCCGGCAATACAGCTAATGTTTTTCTGCAGGCGGGAGAGTACCAGAAAAAACGGCTGCAGATGTATGAAGAGCTGTATCAATCGCAGCTGGAAAAAGCGAAGAAAACGAAACCGGTGGTGATCCAGTGATTGGATCGGCCGGGATAACCCCGAAATGCACGAAAAGGGATGTGTTTCGTGTATTCAGTGGTCTGTGTATGCTCAGTTCGGTTGTTCTGGCGGATCCGCCGGAAGGAAAGGAGTGGGTGGTGTTTGAGCCGATGACCGATGAGTTTGATGGGGATTCGCTCAATCCGGAAAAGTGGTATGATCACAATCCCACGTGGAGCGGCCGCCCGCCGACATTGTTTCATCCGGATTGCGTAGCTGTTTCGAACGGAATGCTGCGGATCAGTGCCTTTGATTCCAAGGCATCGGCCCGGCGTAAGCTTCCTTCCGGATTCACCCATATTTCCGGGTTTGTCCGGAGTAAAGATCGCTGCCGGTTCGGTTATTTCGAAATGAGGGCCAAACTGATGCCGTCAACCCAGGTCAGCTGTTTCTGGCTGACACACGCGGGGCGCGAGGAGTGGTCTGAAATCGATATTGTTGAGGTAGCGGCCGGAACGGAGAAGTATGGATCTTTGCTGCAGCCGAATGTCCATTATTTTCGGGGGCCTCACTATCAGGGGACGCTGGAACACCATCTGAAGGATCCGAGTTATCATGATCTCGGTGTTCCGCTGAAGGATGATTTTCATGTTTATGCCTGTGAGTGGTCGCCGACGTTTATCCGGTGGTATTTTGATGGGAAACTGGTGCGTGAACGGCACAACGATATGTATTTTCAGCCGTTGGAAATGAATCTGAATGTTGAGGCCAATGAGTGGTTTGGCGGATTGCCGGACGATGCCACGCTGCCGGCTGTGTATGAAATTGATTATGTCCGGTCGTGGCGTCAGAAAGAGTATTAATCAGTAGGGAGGACGAGAGCCCGTGCGGCTCCTGATGTATATCGTTCTCCGGATCTATGGAGACTGAAAAATGAAAAAAATAGCAGCAATGTTTGTTCTGTTGGTATTGGCGGTTTCGGCAGGAGCGGAAAAGCGCCGGCCGAATATTCTGTTCATTATTACCGATGATCAGTTTAAGGAACAGTTCGGATTCCTGGGCGGGAAGGCACTGACCCCTCATATTGATCGTCTGGCCCGGGAGGGGATGTATTTCGAAAACGGGTTTGTTTCATCCAGTGTCTGTTCGCCCAGCCGCTACACCTGCATGAGCGGCCAGTTTGCGAGTCGCTGTCCGCAACCGTATTTTAAAGAGGGAACGACTGAAGATGGTGTAACGCGCATTCTCTGGAATCTGGGTTTTGTGGACAACCAGCCGAATGTCCCGCGTGTGCTGCAGCAGGCCGGCTATAAAACCGGTTTTACCGGAAAATGGCATCTGAACGGAACGATGCACCTGATCAATAATGATATTCCGAAGGGGGCTGACCCGTATGATCCCGAAATTAAAAAGATCATGCATTCCAATCAGGAGATTCTCTGTAAGGAGATCAAACGTTTCGGTTTTGATTTCACCCAGGCCGTTTACGGCGGTAATCCGAATGATGATAAGACGCTGGTTGCAACCGGCTGTAACGTGCACAACCAGGAATGGAATACCAAAGCCGCCATTGATTTTATCGAGCAGAATAAGGATGAACCGTGGTATCTTTATTTTGCTCCGACGCTGATGCATGTGCCGGATACTTTTGCTTCGCTGACCGGTGACCCGCGTAAAAGCGGTATGGGCATTCTGGATGAACCGATTACGGGTGTTCAGCCTTCCCGCGAATCGGTGCTGGAGCGTACTAAAGCAGCCGGTATTCCGGATCGTAACCGTGCGGCGACCTGGCTCGATGACGGCATAGGAGCCATTCAGGATAAACTCGAAGAGCTGGGGCTGACAGAAGACACACTGATTATTTATTTCAATGATAACGGCATGGAATATCATTCCAAAGGCACCTGCTATCAGGGTGGTGTCCGTACGCAGATTATGGCCTATTGGCCGGGTGTTATCGAGCCGGGCTCGCGTCCGCAGGAACTGGTGCAGAATGTGGATTTTGCTCCGACCTTTTTTGAAATGGCCGGAATTGAACCGCCGGAAGATATGATTCTCGACGGAGAAAGTCTGCTGCCGATCCTGAAGGGGGAATCGCCTGAAAACTGGCGTGAAGCGGTTTACAGCGAAATCGGATTGACCCGTTCGGTGAGCACGAAAGAGTGGAGCTATGTTGCTTTTTATGTTCCGCCGAGCCTGCAGCGCACGAAAGAAGAGCGTGTGAAGGAGGCCCGGGAATATTATTACGGTCCCATGCTCAAAGAGCATCCGTGGATGGCGGACGAATATCCGTTCCTGGAAGATGCGCCGTATTTTCAGCTGGGCATGAAGCCGGGCGGCTTTGCTTTTGAGCGCTGGCAGTTGAAAGATCCGGAAAATACGCCGTGGGCCTCGAGTTATTTTGATCAGGATCAGCTGTTTAATATTCGGCAGGATCCGACCGAGACCAAAAATCTTGCAACGAATCCGGAATATAAGGCGCAGCTGGAAAAAATGCAGAAACTGCTGGTGGAATATCTGGAGGATGTGCCGGGCACCTATCCGGGGCTGAAGGATTAAACCGGCTGCAGGCGGCATATAAAATGACAGAACTCCGGGAGCTCCAGAGCAGCGTTCTCCGGAGTTAAATATTGGAGAAATGATGAAAAAACGATGTTTATTGCCGGTTGTAATGGCCTGTGTGGCGGTATCCGGTTTGGCTGCAAAGAAGCCGAATGTAATTGTGTTTTATACGGATGATCAGAAAATGGATTCATTCGGGTTTATCCGCGGGAAGGCACATACACCGAATATTGACCGGCTGGCGGAAACCGGGGCCTATTTTGCCAATGCCTATGCATCGAGTTCCGTTTGTTCTCCAAGTCGTTATTCCGTGCTGACCGGGCAGTATGCCAGCCGGTGCAGCAGCGAAGTGTTTCGTCGGAGCACCAGCGCGGAAGGGGTTACGAAAGTCCTGTGGAACATGTCGATCGGCGATGACCAATGGACGTTTGCGAAAGTGATGCAGCAAGCCGGCTATAAAACCGGCATGGTAGGTAAATGGCATGTGGGCCATAGTAATAAACATGGGGCCCGGAAGCAGGTGCCGAACAGCGATCCATCCGATCCGGAAACCATTGCGGCGCTGAAGCATAACCAGAAAGTGGTCTGTGCCGGCATTCGGGATAAAGGTTTCGACTACGCGGGCGGGGTTTATGCCGGAAATTCGAATGATGATAAACAATTGATCAAAACGGGTTGCAATGTGCATGCGGTGGAGTGGCAGACGAAGCATGCGCTGGAATTTATTGAGCAGAATAAGGATGAGCCGTTTGTGCTCTATTATGCATCGACGCTGATGCACAGTCCGCATCCGCATGAGTCGCTGAAAGCTGATCCGCGTTTAAGCCCCGAAGGTCTGTTGCCGGAGCCGATTACCGGAATTATGCCCTCGCGCGAAGATGTAATCAGACGCGCTGAAGCGGCGGGGGTTACTGATCCGAAACTGCAGGCGGCGACGTGGCTGGATGATGTGGTTGGAACGGTATGGAACAAACTGGAAGAGCTGGATCTGGCGGATAATACGATGATCATCTATTTCAATGATAACGGCACCGATGACAGTGGAAAGGGTTCGTGTTATCAGGGAGGGGCACATGTTCCCATGATTGTGAATTATCCGGGGGTAGTGAAGCCGGGCACGTATGAACACCTGGCCTCGAACATTGATATTGCTCCGACGATTTTCGAAGCCTGCGGGGTGAAAGCTCCGGCCGATATGGTGCTGGACGGAATGAGTGTGCTGCCGGTGGCGAAGGGGGAAAAAACGGCGTGGCGGGATGCGCTTTATCTGGAAATCGGTCTGACGCGGGCGGTTGTGAGCGGGGATTATAAATATATCGCATTCCGTATTCCGGAGAGCTATCTCGAAAAACCGCTGGAAGAGCGGCTGGCGGAGCATAAAGCAACCTTGGCGAAGATCAATCAGCAGCACCCCTGGACGGTTGGCAATAAAATGTGGCAGCTCGATCCGGAGGCGAAATATCTCCAGATGGGTATGGCGCCGGGGGCGACTTTATGGAGAAACTTCAGGTTTCCGGCTGGCCGCCCGCACCGTTTGTGAAGAACTACTATGATCCGGATCAGTTGTATGACTTGAAACGCGATCCGCGTGAGACGACCAACCTGGCCGGTAATCCGGAATATCAGGCCAAGCTTGAGCAGATGAAGAAGAAGCTTAAAAAAATGCTGCAGAATGTGCCGGGTACGTTTGCTGATCTGAAACCGGAAGAATAAGGAGAAAATAATGAAATTGCTGATGTTGTCTGCCGTTACGTGTCTTGCTGCCGGAGCCGGAGCGATGGCTTCCCGTGAACCAGCACCACCGCCGCCTCCGGTTGAAGCTCCGGAAGGGTATAAGTGGGTGCTGAATGAAGCGTATAGCGATGAATTTAATGGAAGAAAGCTGGATGATGATAAGTGGCATGATCACTACCCGGGCTGGAAAGGGCGTGTGCCGGGGCTGTTTGTTCCGGAGACGGTTCGGGTGGATGATGGGTTCCTTCAGATTAAAATCGGACTGCTTGATCCGCCCCGCGGAGATGATGGAGAATGGTGGATTGCCTGCGGCGCAATTCAGTCGAAAGGACAGGAGGCAAGCTATGGTTATTATGAAACCCGCATGAAAGCTTCCGGCCTGCGCACGTCATCCACCTTCTGGCTGATGAATCCGCGGGAGAGTGCGGAAAAGGCGGGCAAGCGGACGGAGCTTGATATTCAGGAATGTATCGGCGATGCACAGCGTTGGCCGGATTTTAAACATCAGTTCCGCTCCAATACGCATGTTACCTTCCTGAATGAGGAAAAGGTTGATGGGGAATATCCAGTGGTGAAGAAGGGGGCTTCATACGATATCGGCAGTAATGTGGATGAGGACTTCCATACCTACGGCTGCTGGTGGGTGGATGCAAAAACCATGCATTTTTATCTCGATGGGGAGCATGTGCAGACCATCGAAGTTTCAACGGAAAAGGATCCGGCGCCGTTTGATCAGAAAATGTTTATAAATCTGGTTTGCGAGATTTATGACTGGGAGGTGCTTCCGGAAAAGGAACAGATTCTGGATGATTCAAGAAACACCACCTATTACGACTATGTCCGGGCTTATACTTTGGTAAAGGATGATGCGGAGTGAGAGCTGAAGTTGCGGCAGCGGCGATGTGTGCCGCCGGATGGGCGGCGCAGGGTGCAGTGAGTCGGAATTTTTCGGCGGACTGGCGGTTTTTTCCGGGTGATGCTCCGGAGGCAATGGCGGCCGTGTTTGATGATTCGGCATGGCGCAGACTTGATGTTCCGCATGACTGGAGTGTGGAGCATGCTTTCAGCACCAATGAGACCGGCGGCTGTACGGCATTCCTGCCGGGCGGTATTGGCTGGTACCGCAAAAGCTTTGAAATTCCGGAATCGGGAAAGGGGAGGATTTACCGGATCGATTTTGACGGGGTTTACAATAATTCCGAGGTCTGGGTTAACGGACATTATCTGGGAAAGCGGCCGTACGGGTATATTCCGTTCAGCTATGAGCTGACTGAATATTTAAACTATGGCGGGAAAAATGTGGTGGCCGTACGGGTGGATCGCTCTGCCTACCTGGACTGCCGGTGGTATCCGGGATCCGGGATTTACCGCGATGTGAAACTGGTTTCGCATGAGCCGGTGCATATTGAGCAGTACGGGTTGTTTGTAACGACGCGGGGCAACCAGGTGTATGTTGAGGTTGCACTGAAAAACCGGAGCACTGAAGCAGTGCCGGTTCTGGTGAAGGCGGATCTGCAGAATGCGGAAGGGAAATCCGTCGGTTTCCGGACGTTGAATCAGGATCTGGCGGCCGGAGCTTCGGCCGTCGGAACGCTGGAGTTTACCGTTGAACATCCTGAACGGTGGGATACGGACAATCCGTATCTTTACCGGGCAGAGGTTGAGTTGGTTGCGGAGAATCGGGTGCTGGATTCAGCAACGACGAGTTTCGGCATACGCGATATTCATAACGATCCGGACAAGGGCTTTTTTCTGAATGGAGAACATACGCTGATTAAAGGGGTATGTCTGCATCACGATGGAGGAGCCGTGGGAGCGGCGGTTCCGGATGCTGTTTGGGAACGTCGTCTGCGTTATCTGAAGGAGGCGGGCTGTAATGCCATTCGGACGGCCCATAATCCGCCGTCGGAAGCTTTTCTGAATCTGTGCGATCGTATGGGCTTTCTGGTGCAGGATGAGGCGTTCGATGAATGGTTTAATCCAAAAGACAAGCGCCATAATTTCAATGCGAAAGATGTGGATGATTTAACCCGGGGGTATTCGGAGGTTTTCGGAGAATGGGCCGAGCAGGATATCAAAGCCATGGTGCGGCGAGATCGGAATCATCCGTCAATTATTCAGTGGAGTATCGGCAACGAGATTGAGTGGACTTATGCGGGATATGCCGATGCAACAGGCTATTGGGATAAGGAGAATGATGTAAGTTACTACTGGGATCTCCCTCCGTATTCGGCTGAGGAAATCCGGGAGCGCTTTTCCGTTTCGCAGAAACGTCAGGGGCAGCACATTCTGGCGGAGCAGGCGGCCGATCTGTCGCGCTGGATTAAGGCGCTTGATACCAGCCGTCCGGTAACGGCGAATATGGTGATGCCTTCAGTCAGTCATTTTTCGGGATATGCCGATGCGCTGGATATTGTAGGCTACAGTTACCGTACGGTACTTAATGAGTGGGGACATAAACACTATCCGGAAAAAATGATCTGCGGCACCGAAAACTGGGTGCAGTGGGAAGAATGGAAAAGTGTGCTGGAAAATGAGCATATTGCCGGGGTCTTTCTCTGGACGGGAATCGACTATCTCGGCGAATCAAAAGCCTGGCCGAAGCGTTCGACGGCCAGTGGAATGCTGAACACCGCCGGATTCCGCAAACCGCGTTACTGGTTCTTTAAGACCTTCTGGAAAGAGGATGAGCCGATGGTTTATATGGCCGCTCAGCCGCAGGCTGCTTCCAACTATCTGCTGAAGGATGGTGAGGTTGTTGAGAATCCGGAAAATCCGCGCGATAAAAAATGGTGGTGGCCGGAGGTTTCCAACCATTGGAATTTTGAAGCCGGTGAATGGGTTTATATTGAGCTCTATTCCAACTGCGAGGAAAACGAGCTGTTTCTGAACGGTAAATCGCTGGGCGTCCGGAAACTGGCGGATCATGAAGACCGTCTGCTGAAATGGATTGTTCCGTTTGAAGAAGGATCGTTGAAAGCGGTTGGTCGAAACGGAGGACAGGTTGCCGCGATTCAGACGTTGCATACGGCTGCCAAAGCGGCTGAAGTTCGACTGAAGCTGGATAAGGAAAGTTTGCGCGCCGATGGTCGGGATGTGGTGCATTGTGTGGCTGAAATCGTTGATGAAAAAGGACGGCCGGTTCGGCATCTGGCGCATCGGGTCAGATTTTCCGTGGAGGGCGATGCCCGCAATATCGGCGTCGACAATGGAAACTCTTCAAGCGTTCAGCCTTTTCAGTCCGACAGCTGTGAAACCGATCAGGGCAGAGTCCTGATGATTCTTCAGGCGGGAAAAACAAAAGGCGATGTGGTGGTTGAAGCTTCTGTTGAAGGACTAAAGGGAGCAACGGTTCATATTCAACAGCAATAGGGCCTAAAACGTCCGGTTCATTAGAAACTCGGCAATGCTTTTCAGGGCGCTGGTGTCGCGGTCTAGCTCCATCAGTGCCGCAATGGCATCGAAGGTCAGTGAGCGGACTTTGGCCTGAGCGGTGTCCATGCCGTGTACGGCGGGATAGGTCATTTTATGCTGTTCAGCATCGGAGCCGGCCGGTTTCCCGAGGATTTCATCGGTGGAGATTTCATCGAGAATGTCATCGGCAATCTGGAAGGCCAGGCCGATTTTCCGCCCGAAACGGCTGAGCTGTTCAAGTTCTTTTTCGGTTGCGTCGGCGGCAATGGCGCCCATACGGACGGAGGCCTGAATGAGAATGGCGGTTTTGTTCAGATGAATAAATTCGACAAGATCAGCATTCGGGGTTTTGCCTTCTGCGGCGAGATCCTCCACCTGTCCGGCAATTACGCCGCGTGAGCCGGCGGCACGGGCGAGTTCAAGGCCGAGCCGGGAATTGCCGTGTTCTGCGAGGAGTTCAAAGGCCATAATCATGAGGGCGTCGCCGGCCAGTACCGCGTTGGCTTCGCCGAACTGAATATGGCAGGTGGGTTTTCCACGACGCAGATTATCGTCGTCCATACAGGGAAGGTCGTCGTGAATCAGCGTGGAGCAATGGTAGAGTTCCACGGAGACTGCCGCTTTTATTATCTCCTCGGTTGTTTTCCCCAGCGCTTCCGCTGCAGCGATGACAAGGATCGGCCGGATGCGTTTTCCGCCGTTGAGTACGCTGTAGCGCATGGCCTGGTGCAGAAGGGTTGGACGAACGTCTGCCGGGGGGAGTAATTGATCGATGGTGCGGTCGACCAGAGCCTGTTTCTCTTTAAGGTAATTGGTAATCATGGGGGCTGTGTATAGGGAAATTTTCAGAGGTTGGAAACTTTCAATCTCCGGAAAACTATTCCGGTGCAAAAGCGCTGAGCAGGGTTCCCCAGCTGTCGGCCCCGCCGTCAACATCGTTACGCAGGGTGTCTGAGAGACCGAAAAAGGTGACGGCGGCGGTTTGCGTCAGCGGGTCGCGCCAGACATGCACCACCGCCTGACGGGAGGCGCGGATCTCGTCGTCTTTCAGTCCGTTCCCATTCATATCGGTTCCGGACTGGGCCAGCAGCAGTATGGTGTAGGAGGTGTCGCGCCAGCCGAAGAGGCGATAAGTATTGGCCACGACGGAATCTTTCTGTGCATCGGTCAGCAGGCCCCAGTCCGGAAGGTTGTCGGCGAGTGCATAACCGGCATGTGAGCGGGTTTCCCATTTTCGGCCGGTTTCCCGGGCCAGATTGGCTCCGAGAATTTCCGCCTGTGCGGCTGTGATTTCTGTAGCATCGTCGATAGGGGCCTGCCAGAAGGCAGTGGCCAGAACGTTGGAATGAGGGGAGTTTATATTAATGCAGCCGGGGCGAACGGGCGTGTTGGTCAGATCCTCCGGAGTGTGAAAATAATCCAGCACGGGATCGGGGGGCTCGCCGGCGGCGTAAAGGCGGACGGTATCCCACGGTTTTCCGGTTGAGAGATGACCGAATTCTGCGGCGTTGGTCATGGGTTGGTTGGCGACATAAAACTGAATGGTGCTCTTGTCGGTCAGATCGCTTTCTTCGCCCCAGTCATCAATATCATTGACCGCGTTGGGGGTAGCATCCATTTCCAGCCAGTGAGCCGGAAAATCATGGTTGATTCGCGGATCACGGCAGCTGTATGCAACGCCGGAATCTGAACTCTCTGCCGATGCAGGGAGCTCCAGTTCGATATTTTCGACGCGGTCCACGGGTTCATCGGTATTGATTTCAACGGTTTCATTAAGGAAATAGAGTGCGGTTGGATCGGTGTCTTCGTTTTCACCGAAGGCAATCCCGAGTTTCAGGGTTGTGTCGTAATCGAATGCAAAGAGATATTCCGTGAAGGCACCATCGGTACTTGAAGATACCTCGGTTAAAGGAAAAATCACCGCTTTGGACATGTTGGTGTAAGCGACGACGAACGTGGTGTAGAGCGATTGTCCGGTAAAATCCTCTCCATCGAGAAGTTCGATGCTGCCCGCTTGCGAATCGGTGGATGAGGTTTCGGTGATGTCCGCTGCGGTAATATCCAGGAATATCTCCTCCGGCGGATCCGGCTCAAACGGATACCAGGTTTCAACGTACAGTTCGCCGGAAATTTCGTAATGAACATTGGTCGGATCGATGACATTGTGCTCGAATACCACATTATCAAGCCGGATCTCATTGATCATGGGAACGGCTTCGGGACTTGAACCGTGTAGATCGCGTGGAATACGGTCGGCATCTATATAGTCGAAATAGTTGTCTGCCAGCTGTTCCGCTTCTTTGTCCGAAAAACCGCACTGTTCCGTTAATACTTCTTCCAGTGTGTCGGCATCTGTATCTTCCGTCAGCAGCAGTGTGTTCATGCGGTTTGAAGGGTATAGTGAGTATGTGTTGAACGATGCGATATCGCCGCCGATGACTCCGCCGCGTGCGGATGTGTTGAGGGTGAGGATATCGCGCAGGGATTCAAAACGTTTCCAGGCGGTATCGCGGTTATGGATAAATGCGGTGCCGGTATCCGGTGCCGGGGTTTTGTTTCCATCGGCATCAATCAGCTGGGCAGAGACATTGAGTTCGTTCAGCAGTTCAGGAGAGAGCATGAGTTCTGCGGGTGAACGTCCGTCACGGCGCTGCGTTTTTACATTGCCGATGCTGTTGGCATCCAGCAGACCGGAGGTGTTCACGACCACATAGGCTATGCGTCCGATCTCGGTGCCGTCTACAGAAACCGGAATCCATTCCGCCGTGGACCGTGCATTTTCATATGCGGTTCTGATCGGGGGATTGCCCAGCGGAAGGTAGTCCTCTTCGGTGGAAAGGTTCACGCTGCCGGAAATGAAGAAACCGGTGCCGTTGCCGGAGCCGAAGGCTAAACGGTGGGGATAGTTGGTGCCGAAGGTAGCGTCGATATTTTCCATGGCATCCGCAAGCGCGGTGTGGAGCAGCTGAGTGGTGCGTGCGTTTTCCAGATAGTGCCGGCCGGCGAGCCGGTCGGTCCGGCTGCGAGCGGCAAAGGCCAGGATCATGACGGTGAGCAGCGCAAGAAAACCCAGGGCGATGATCAGGGCGGTACCCTCTTTGGTTGGCGGTCGACGGTTCATTCAAACTCCAGCAGGGATGTTCCAAGGTTCGGAATATGAATTCTGCGGGTATAGACCCGTTCGTGGATGGCGAGAAAATATTCCGCTTCGTCGTCGCCGCGTGTTTTATAAATACGCATAGCCTGCCGCATGTCATTGGCGGAACACAGTCCGATGATGATGTCAACGAAGCGCGGCGGAGCGGAGTTGGATTGATTGCCGTTAATGCGGAAATTCATAAAGGTGAGCACCGCCTGTGCGGTGAGGCCGTCGGCATCTTCGAGTTCCTCGGTATATTCCCGGTCCGATTGAAAGTCGGGTTTTGTGCCGTCGTAGTAGTCAGATTGCCGGATCAGGTTTTTGCGTGCCGCCTGCGTGCCGACCTGCGAATTGGCGATATATTCAAAAACAACGCGTCGGTTAAGAGCGGAAACCAGATCAAGACTTTGCCTGGAGCGGATCTGAACGGGGGCG from Verrucomicrobia bacterium S94 carries:
- a CDS encoding polyprenyl synthetase family protein; protein product: MLTAGPTAGEPCSALLHRNSFPEIESFQPLKISLYTAPMITNYLKEKQALVDRTIDQLLPPADVRPTLLHQAMRYSVLNGGKRIRPILVIAAAEALGKTTEEIIKAAVSVELYHCSTLIHDDLPCMDDDNLRRGKPTCHIQFGEANAVLAGDALMIMAFELLAEHGNSRLGLELARAAGSRGVIAGQVEDLAAEGKTPNADLVEFIHLNKTAILIQASVRMGAIAADATEKELEQLSRFGRKIGLAFQIADDILDEISTDEILGKPAGSDAEQHKMTYPAVHGMDTAQAKVRSLTFDAIAALMELDRDTSALKSIAEFLMNRTF
- a CDS encoding glycoside hydrolase family 2 protein, translated to MCAAGWAAQGAVSRNFSADWRFFPGDAPEAMAAVFDDSAWRRLDVPHDWSVEHAFSTNETGGCTAFLPGGIGWYRKSFEIPESGKGRIYRIDFDGVYNNSEVWVNGHYLGKRPYGYIPFSYELTEYLNYGGKNVVAVRVDRSAYLDCRWYPGSGIYRDVKLVSHEPVHIEQYGLFVTTRGNQVYVEVALKNRSTEAVPVLVKADLQNAEGKSVGFRTLNQDLAAGASAVGTLEFTVEHPERWDTDNPYLYRAEVELVAENRVLDSATTSFGIRDIHNDPDKGFFLNGEHTLIKGVCLHHDGGAVGAAVPDAVWERRLRYLKEAGCNAIRTAHNPPSEAFLNLCDRMGFLVQDEAFDEWFNPKDKRHNFNAKDVDDLTRGYSEVFGEWAEQDIKAMVRRDRNHPSIIQWSIGNEIEWTYAGYADATGYWDKENDVSYYWDLPPYSAEEIRERFSVSQKRQGQHILAEQAADLSRWIKALDTSRPVTANMVMPSVSHFSGYADALDIVGYSYRTVLNEWGHKHYPEKMICGTENWVQWEEWKSVLENEHIAGVFLWTGIDYLGESKAWPKRSTASGMLNTAGFRKPRYWFFKTFWKEDEPMVYMAAQPQAASNYLLKDGEVVENPENPRDKKWWWPEVSNHWNFEAGEWVYIELYSNCEENELFLNGKSLGVRKLADHEDRLLKWIVPFEEGSLKAVGRNGGQVAAIQTLHTAAKAAEVRLKLDKESLRADGRDVVHCVAEIVDEKGRPVRHLAHRVRFSVEGDARNIGVDNGNSSSVQPFQSDSCETDQGRVLMILQAGKTKGDVVVEASVEGLKGATVHIQQQ
- a CDS encoding prepilin-type N-terminal cleavage/methylation domain-containing protein yields the protein MPPRSSRNGFTLLELMVSLVILTLVVLMISRIFTTSTSAVTRGSHDALLDEAARFVLDNLQTDISQALIRTNVPFRVDSVSVGDALYFISTATRRQLLGMPRDLAPVQIRSRQSLDLVSALNRRVVFEYIANSQVGTQAARKNLIRQSDYYDGTKPDFQSDREYTEELEDADGLTAQAVLTFMNFRINGNQSNSAPPRFVDIIIGLCSANDMRQAMRIYKTRGDDEAEYFLAIHERVYTRRIHIPNLGTSLLEFE